A region from the Streptomyces sp. 3214.6 genome encodes:
- a CDS encoding TetR/AcrR family transcriptional regulator, which translates to MTTGVRRRMGVEERRQQLIGVALELFAQRSPDEVSIDEIAAAAGISRPLVYHYFPGKLSLYEAALKRASEDLAGRFAEPHEGPLGARLLRVMRRFFDFVDAHGPGFSALMRGGPAVGSSTTNALIDSVRQIAYEQILSHLAITDPPPRLELIVRSWISLAESTALIWLDGRRIPREELEIQLVHDFAALTAVSAAYDDEVRALLRPVLGGEPTDGPFGDLVTRLIALAS; encoded by the coding sequence ATGACTACCGGGGTTCGTCGCAGAATGGGAGTCGAGGAGCGTCGGCAGCAGCTGATCGGCGTCGCCCTCGAACTGTTCGCCCAGCGTTCGCCCGACGAGGTCTCCATCGACGAGATAGCCGCGGCCGCGGGCATCTCGCGCCCCCTCGTCTACCACTACTTCCCCGGCAAACTCAGCCTGTACGAGGCCGCGTTGAAGCGGGCGTCGGAGGATCTGGCGGGTCGGTTCGCCGAGCCGCACGAAGGGCCGCTCGGCGCCCGGCTGCTGCGGGTGATGCGCCGGTTCTTCGACTTCGTCGACGCCCACGGTCCCGGGTTCTCCGCCCTGATGCGGGGCGGCCCGGCGGTCGGCTCCTCGACGACGAACGCCCTCATCGACTCCGTACGCCAGATCGCCTACGAGCAGATCCTGTCGCATCTGGCCATCACCGATCCGCCGCCGCGACTCGAACTGATCGTCCGCTCGTGGATCTCGCTCGCCGAGTCAACCGCGCTGATCTGGCTGGACGGGCGGCGCATCCCGCGCGAGGAGCTGGAGATCCAGCTCGTGCACGACTTCGCCGCGCTGACCGCCGTCAGCGCCGCCTACGACGACGAGGTGCGCGCGCTGCTGCGCCCCGTGCTGGGCGGCGAGCCGACCGACGGCCCCTTCGGCGACCTGGTCACCCGGCTCATCGCCCTCGCCTCATAA
- the pulA gene encoding pullulanase-type alpha-1,6-glucosidase: MIPSWPAPPTRRTAPPAGRVAAVTVAALAAALVQPLAAHADSPPPPPSDAKLASAPARHDDTREQFYFVMPDRFANGDSSNDTGGLTGSRLTTGYDPTDKGFYQGGDLKGLTRRLDYIKGLGTTAIWMAPIFKNQPVQGTGNNASAGYHGYWITDFTQVDPHFGTNKDLATLISKAHAKGMKVFFDVITNHTADVVDYEQKSYDYLSKGAFPYLTKDGEPFDDADYAGGAAGANGGSKFPAVDADSFPRTPKVPAAKRNAKVPSWLNDPTMYHNRGDSTYAGESTTYGDFSGLDDLWTERPEVVSGMEKIYQRWVRDFRIDGFRIDTVKHVNMEFWTQWATALDAYAAKQGRDDFFMFGEVYSADTSITSPYVTQGRLDATLDFPFQEAARSYASQGASARKLASVFADDYKYTTDKANAYEQVTFLGNHDMGRIGYFLKQDNPKATDAQLLAKDKLAAELMFLSRGNPVVYYGDEQGFTGSGGDKDARQTMFASRTADYLDDDEIGTDRTHASDAYDTGAPLYRHISALAKLRKANPALADGVQTERYAADGPGVYAFSRNGVGKDATEYVVAFNNAATATEATFETGTANTAFRGIYGTRATVTAGADKKITVTVPADSAIVLKAARKPPAPTTAPTLALHAPAAGATGTVELTAEVGGGGQLNRVVFAAQVGNGRWQTLGSADHAPYKVTQTVDKRVPTGTALRYKAVVIDAAGRTASATASSATGTPPAEETPTASSRDYAIVHYKRTDGDYTDWGLYAWGDLADGEATTWPDSHPFVGRDAYGAFAYVKLKPGASSVGFLVIDKQGDKDVSADRTIDVTKTGEIWIEQGKDTVRTQKPDDLPAQDATKAVLHYHRADGNYDGWGLHVWTGATHPTEWSNPLKPVRTDAYGAVFEVPLTAGATSLSYILHKGDDKDLPTDRSLDLTASGHEVWLLNGQEKYLLPQPAGSAAALDPTTSKAVWIDRNTVAWNGSDAAASTQLLYSRDGSIAAADGTLTGAAKWLRLTKTALTDAQKAKYPHLKTYTAWSVDPRDRNRVREALSGQIVASQRAANGAVLAATGVQIAGVLDDLYAGATRARLGPTFHNDRPTLAVWAPTAQQVALELDGSTIAMRRDDTTGVWSVTGPASWKNKPYRYVVTVWAPSVGKVVVNKVTDPYAVALTADSGRSLVVDLDDRSLAPSGWSSLAKPKAVPLRDAQIQELHIRDFSVADTSVPAKDQGTYLAFADKNSDGSKHLRELAESGTSYVHLLPAFDMATVPEKKADRATPDCDLASYPADSDKQQECVAKTAAKDAYNWGYDPYHYTVPEGSYATDPDGTARTAEFRRMVKSLNEDGLRVVMDVVYNHTAASGQAATSVLDKVVPGYYQRLLADGSVANSTCCANTATENAMMGKLVVDSIVTWAKEYKVDGFRFDLMGHHPKANILAVRRALDALTLAKDGVDGKKIILYGEGWNFGEVADDARFVQATQKNMAGTGIATFSDRARDAVRGGGPFDDDPGVQGFASGLYTDPNSSTANGTSAQQKARLLHYQDLIKVGLTGNLAAYRFTDTDGHDVTGAEVDYNGAPAGYADAPGDALAYVDAHDNESLFDALAYKLPAGTAASDRSRMQVLALAAAALSQGPALSQAGTDLLRSKSLDRNSFDSGDWFNAVHWNCAAGNGFGRGLPPAADNAAKWPYAKPLLTTVGVGCPQITATSAAYQDLLRIRTTEPAFSLRTAAQVQSALSFPLSGKDETPGVITMELGDLVVVFNATPTAQKQTVGTLAGTGYRLHPVQASGTDTTVKTSSYEVTSGTFAVPARTVAVFSRTKP; this comes from the coding sequence GTGATACCGAGTTGGCCGGCGCCCCCGACGCGCCGCACCGCACCACCAGCCGGACGGGTCGCGGCCGTCACCGTGGCCGCGCTCGCCGCAGCCCTCGTGCAGCCCCTCGCGGCCCACGCGGACAGCCCGCCCCCGCCGCCCTCCGACGCGAAGCTGGCCTCGGCCCCCGCCCGGCACGACGACACACGCGAGCAGTTCTACTTCGTCATGCCGGACCGTTTCGCCAACGGGGACTCCTCCAACGACACCGGCGGCCTGACCGGATCCCGTCTCACCACCGGTTACGACCCCACTGACAAGGGCTTCTACCAGGGCGGCGACCTCAAGGGCCTGACCCGGCGCCTCGACTACATCAAGGGCCTCGGCACCACCGCCATCTGGATGGCCCCGATCTTCAAGAACCAGCCCGTGCAGGGGACGGGAAACAACGCCTCCGCCGGTTACCACGGTTACTGGATCACCGACTTCACCCAGGTCGACCCGCACTTCGGCACCAACAAGGACCTGGCAACCCTCATCTCCAAGGCGCACGCCAAGGGCATGAAGGTCTTCTTCGACGTCATCACCAACCACACCGCCGACGTCGTCGACTACGAGCAGAAGTCCTACGACTACCTCTCCAAGGGGGCGTTCCCGTATCTGACGAAGGACGGGGAGCCCTTCGACGACGCGGACTACGCGGGCGGCGCCGCCGGCGCGAACGGCGGCAGCAAGTTTCCCGCCGTCGACGCCGACTCCTTCCCGCGCACCCCGAAGGTCCCTGCCGCGAAGAGGAACGCCAAGGTCCCGTCCTGGCTCAACGACCCGACGATGTACCACAACCGCGGCGACTCGACCTACGCCGGTGAGTCGACGACGTACGGGGACTTCTCCGGGCTCGACGACCTGTGGACCGAGCGGCCCGAGGTCGTCAGCGGGATGGAGAAGATCTACCAGCGGTGGGTGCGGGACTTCCGGATCGACGGCTTCCGGATCGACACCGTGAAGCACGTGAACATGGAGTTCTGGACCCAGTGGGCGACGGCTCTAGACGCCTACGCGGCCAAGCAAGGCCGGGACGACTTCTTCATGTTCGGCGAGGTCTACTCCGCCGACACCTCGATCACGTCCCCGTACGTCACCCAGGGCCGCCTCGACGCCACGCTCGACTTCCCGTTCCAGGAGGCGGCGCGGAGTTACGCCTCCCAGGGCGCCAGCGCGCGCAAGCTGGCCTCGGTCTTCGCCGACGACTACAAGTACACGACCGACAAGGCCAACGCGTACGAGCAGGTCACCTTCCTCGGCAACCACGACATGGGCCGCATCGGGTACTTCCTGAAGCAGGACAATCCCAAGGCCACGGACGCGCAGCTCCTCGCCAAGGACAAGCTCGCAGCCGAGCTGATGTTCCTCAGCCGCGGCAACCCGGTCGTCTACTACGGCGACGAGCAGGGCTTCACCGGCTCCGGCGGCGACAAGGACGCCCGCCAGACGATGTTCGCGTCCAGGACGGCCGACTACCTCGACGACGACGAGATCGGCACCGACCGCACCCACGCGAGCGACGCCTACGACACCGGCGCCCCGCTCTACCGGCACATCAGCGCCCTCGCCAAGCTGCGCAAGGCGAACCCCGCCCTCGCCGACGGCGTCCAGACCGAGCGCTACGCGGCCGACGGCCCCGGCGTCTACGCCTTCTCCCGCAACGGCGTCGGCAAGGACGCCACCGAGTACGTCGTCGCCTTCAACAACGCGGCCACGGCGACGGAAGCGACCTTCGAGACCGGTACCGCGAACACGGCGTTCCGCGGGATCTACGGCACACGGGCAACAGTCACGGCCGGCGCCGACAAGAAAATCACGGTAACCGTTCCGGCGGACTCGGCCATCGTCCTCAAGGCCGCCCGCAAGCCGCCCGCCCCCACCACCGCGCCGACCCTCGCCCTCCACGCCCCCGCCGCCGGCGCCACCGGAACGGTCGAGCTGACCGCCGAGGTCGGGGGAGGCGGGCAGCTCAACCGGGTCGTCTTCGCCGCCCAGGTCGGCAACGGCAGGTGGCAGACCCTCGGCTCCGCCGACCACGCCCCCTACAAGGTCACCCAGACCGTCGACAAGCGCGTGCCGACCGGAACCGCCCTCCGCTACAAGGCAGTTGTCATCGACGCGGCCGGACGCACGGCGAGTGCCACCGCGAGCTCCGCCACCGGTACCCCGCCCGCCGAGGAGACCCCCACCGCCTCCTCCCGCGACTACGCGATCGTCCACTACAAGCGCACCGACGGCGACTACACCGACTGGGGCCTGTACGCCTGGGGCGACCTGGCCGACGGCGAGGCAACCACCTGGCCGGACAGCCATCCCTTCGTCGGCCGTGACGCGTACGGCGCCTTCGCCTACGTCAAGCTGAAGCCGGGTGCGTCAAGCGTCGGCTTCCTCGTCATCGACAAGCAGGGCGACAAGGACGTCTCCGCCGACCGCACGATCGACGTCACGAAGACCGGCGAGATCTGGATCGAGCAGGGCAAGGACACCGTACGCACCCAGAAGCCGGACGACCTTCCGGCTCAGGACGCCACGAAGGCCGTCCTGCACTACCACCGCGCCGACGGGAACTACGACGGCTGGGGTCTGCACGTCTGGACCGGCGCCACGCACCCCACCGAGTGGTCGAACCCGCTGAAGCCGGTGCGGACCGACGCCTACGGCGCCGTCTTCGAAGTGCCGCTCACCGCCGGTGCCACGAGCCTCAGCTACATCCTCCACAAGGGCGACGACAAGGACCTTCCCACCGACCGGTCGCTGGACCTCACCGCGAGCGGCCACGAGGTGTGGCTGCTGAACGGCCAGGAGAAGTACCTGCTCCCGCAGCCGGCCGGCTCCGCCGCGGCCCTGGACCCGACCACCTCCAAGGCGGTCTGGATCGACCGGAACACGGTCGCCTGGAACGGCTCCGACGCCGCCGCCTCCACCCAGCTGCTGTACAGCCGGGACGGCTCGATCGCCGCCGCGGACGGCACACTCACCGGGGCCGCCAAGTGGCTGCGGCTGACGAAGACCGCCCTCACCGACGCCCAGAAGGCCAAGTACCCGCACCTCAAGACCTACACCGCCTGGTCCGTCGACCCGCGCGACCGGAACCGGGTGCGCGAGGCCCTGAGCGGTCAGATCGTCGCCTCCCAACGGGCCGCGAACGGCGCGGTGCTGGCGGCGACGGGCGTGCAGATCGCGGGCGTGCTCGACGACCTCTACGCCGGCGCGACCCGGGCGCGCCTCGGCCCGACCTTCCACAACGACCGTCCCACGCTGGCCGTTTGGGCCCCCACGGCCCAGCAGGTGGCACTGGAGCTCGACGGCTCCACCATCGCCATGCGGCGCGACGACACCACCGGCGTCTGGTCCGTCACCGGCCCCGCGTCCTGGAAGAACAAGCCCTATCGGTACGTCGTGACCGTGTGGGCGCCCAGCGTCGGCAAGGTCGTCGTCAACAAGGTCACCGACCCCTACGCGGTGGCCCTCACCGCCGACTCCGGGCGCAGCCTGGTCGTCGACCTCGACGACAGATCCCTCGCGCCCAGCGGCTGGTCGAGCCTGGCCAAGCCCAAGGCCGTACCGCTGAGGGACGCCCAGATCCAGGAGCTGCACATCCGGGACTTCTCCGTCGCGGACACCAGCGTGCCGGCCAAGGACCAGGGCACCTATCTCGCCTTCGCCGACAAGAACAGCGACGGCTCGAAACACCTGCGGGAGCTCGCCGAGTCGGGCACGTCGTACGTCCACCTGCTGCCCGCCTTCGACATGGCCACCGTCCCCGAGAAGAAGGCCGACCGGGCGACCCCCGACTGCGACCTCGCCTCCTACCCGGCCGACTCCGACAAGCAGCAGGAGTGCGTGGCGAAGACCGCCGCGAAGGACGCCTACAACTGGGGCTACGACCCGTACCACTACACGGTCCCCGAGGGCTCGTATGCGACAGACCCGGACGGCACCGCCCGTACGGCCGAGTTCCGCCGGATGGTCAAGTCGCTGAACGAGGACGGCCTGCGGGTCGTCATGGACGTCGTCTACAACCACACCGCGGCGAGCGGCCAGGCGGCGACCAGCGTCCTGGACAAGGTCGTGCCCGGCTACTACCAGCGGCTGCTCGCCGACGGGTCCGTCGCCAACAGCACCTGCTGTGCCAACACGGCGACCGAGAACGCCATGATGGGCAAACTGGTCGTCGACTCGATCGTCACCTGGGCCAAGGAGTACAAGGTCGACGGGTTCCGCTTCGACCTCATGGGACACCACCCGAAGGCCAACATCCTCGCTGTGCGGCGGGCGCTCGACGCGCTGACCCTCGCCAAGGACGGCGTCGACGGGAAGAAGATCATCCTGTACGGCGAGGGCTGGAACTTCGGCGAGGTCGCCGACGACGCCCGGTTCGTGCAGGCAACGCAGAAGAACATGGCCGGAACCGGTATCGCGACCTTCTCCGACCGCGCCCGTGACGCCGTGCGCGGCGGCGGCCCCTTCGACGACGACCCGGGCGTCCAGGGCTTCGCGTCCGGTCTCTACACCGACCCCAACTCCTCGACCGCGAACGGCACTTCGGCGCAGCAGAAGGCGCGACTGCTGCACTACCAGGACCTCATCAAGGTCGGCCTGACCGGAAACCTCGCCGCCTACCGTTTCACCGACACCGACGGCCATGACGTCACCGGCGCCGAGGTCGACTACAACGGCGCCCCGGCCGGGTACGCGGACGCGCCCGGCGACGCCCTCGCCTATGTCGACGCGCACGACAACGAGTCCCTGTTCGACGCCCTCGCCTACAAACTGCCGGCCGGCACCGCCGCGTCCGACCGCTCCCGTATGCAGGTCCTCGCCCTGGCCGCCGCCGCCCTCTCCCAGGGGCCCGCGCTGTCCCAGGCGGGCACCGACCTGCTGCGCTCCAAGTCCCTGGACCGCAACTCCTTCGACAGCGGTGACTGGTTCAACGCGGTCCACTGGAACTGCGCCGCCGGCAACGGCTTCGGGCGCGGGCTGCCGCCGGCCGCCGACAACGCGGCCAAGTGGCCTTACGCCAAGCCCCTGTTGACCACCGTCGGCGTGGGCTGCCCGCAGATCACCGCGACCTCCGCCGCCTACCAGGACCTGCTGCGGATCCGCACCACAGAGCCGGCGTTCTCCCTCCGGACGGCCGCACAGGTGCAGTCGGCACTGTCCTTCCCGCTGTCCGGAAAGGACGAGACACCCGGCGTCATCACCATGGAACTCGGTGACCTGGTCGTCGTGTTCAACGCGACGCCGACCGCACAGAAGCAGACGGTCGGCACACTCGCCGGCACGGGATACCGGCTGCACCCCGTGCAGGCGTCCGGCACGGACACCACCGTCAAGACCTCGTCGTACGAGGTGACATCGGGCACCTTCGCCGTGCCGGCCCGGACCGTGGCGGTGTTCTCGCGCACGAAGCCCTAG
- a CDS encoding DUF1996 domain-containing protein, which produces MGRNTRKRRSSMATKAMAASAALALGGGGLIWANFYASADDSNNSGQNSTYAATAAAQVATISCPDVGQKLTNVPDRAKQGVATELANLDKQITEAYARLASTRQAQANDPGFVQNAITGPLKEKRAATIDRIRIDIQRVGGQFNNQLSQLAACTTQGANNTNAGQANGGQQNNGGQQQNGGQNNNGGQNNNGQQNGGQQNGGQNNGGQQNGGQQQNGQGGNGPVAADFVDITKVQGNAQLGVGQNGLPANGNSGSRGTFTSNCGTNQNKNHNTDNVIVAPGVANGAHHLHDYVGNQNNDAFASDQELAGAGTSCQNQGDKSSYFWPVIRVQDGTQDFDQNKDGGGKEGNVGKILLPAQAQLKFVGNKKGNVVAMPTALRIITGDAKAFVNGNANANVNWSCTGFENKVQLHDKYPICPQGSQVVRTTNFQSCWDGKNIDSANHRTHVAFAQADGSCANGFKAIPQLQVRLVYNVPAPKLQNGTVVKPYAVDSFPENLHKPITDHNDFINFFSTNLMNKMVNCINTGKKCK; this is translated from the coding sequence ATGGGACGCAACACACGTAAACGCCGTTCGTCGATGGCCACGAAGGCCATGGCAGCATCGGCGGCCCTAGCGCTCGGCGGGGGCGGGCTGATCTGGGCGAACTTCTACGCCTCGGCAGATGATTCGAACAACTCGGGCCAGAACTCGACCTATGCCGCCACCGCGGCTGCACAGGTCGCCACGATCTCCTGCCCCGATGTGGGGCAGAAGCTGACGAACGTTCCTGACCGTGCCAAGCAGGGCGTCGCGACCGAGCTCGCGAACCTCGACAAGCAGATCACCGAGGCGTACGCCCGGCTCGCCTCCACGCGCCAGGCACAGGCGAACGACCCAGGGTTCGTGCAGAACGCGATCACCGGCCCCCTCAAGGAGAAGCGGGCCGCCACGATCGACCGGATCCGGATCGACATCCAGCGTGTCGGCGGCCAGTTCAACAACCAGCTGAGCCAGCTCGCGGCCTGCACCACGCAGGGGGCGAACAACACCAACGCCGGCCAGGCCAACGGCGGCCAGCAGAACAACGGCGGTCAGCAGCAGAACGGCGGCCAGAACAACAACGGCGGCCAGAACAACAACGGCCAGCAGAACGGCGGCCAGCAGAACGGCGGCCAGAACAACGGCGGCCAGCAGAACGGCGGCCAGCAGCAGAACGGCCAGGGCGGCAACGGCCCGGTCGCCGCGGACTTCGTGGACATCACGAAGGTCCAGGGCAACGCGCAGCTGGGCGTGGGTCAGAACGGTCTGCCCGCGAACGGCAACAGCGGTTCCAGGGGCACCTTCACCTCGAACTGCGGCACCAACCAGAACAAGAACCACAACACCGACAACGTGATCGTCGCCCCCGGTGTCGCCAACGGCGCCCACCACCTGCACGACTACGTCGGCAACCAGAACAACGACGCCTTCGCGAGCGACCAGGAACTGGCCGGGGCCGGCACCAGCTGCCAGAACCAGGGCGACAAGTCCTCGTACTTCTGGCCGGTCATCCGTGTCCAGGACGGCACGCAGGACTTCGACCAGAACAAGGACGGCGGTGGCAAGGAAGGCAACGTCGGCAAGATCCTGCTGCCCGCCCAGGCTCAGCTGAAGTTCGTCGGCAACAAGAAGGGCAACGTCGTCGCGATGCCGACGGCCCTGCGCATCATCACCGGTGACGCCAAGGCCTTCGTCAACGGCAACGCCAACGCGAACGTGAACTGGTCCTGCACCGGCTTCGAGAACAAGGTCCAGCTGCACGACAAGTACCCGATCTGCCCGCAGGGCAGCCAGGTGGTCCGCACCACCAACTTCCAGAGCTGCTGGGACGGCAAGAACATCGACAGCGCCAACCACCGCACGCACGTGGCGTTCGCCCAGGCCGACGGCTCCTGCGCCAACGGTTTCAAGGCGATCCCGCAGCTTCAGGTCCGGCTGGTCTACAACGTTCCGGCCCCGAAGCTCCAGAACGGCACCGTGGTGAAGCCGTACGCGGTGGACAGCTTCCCGGAGAACCTGCACAAGCCGATCACCGACCACAACGACTTCATCAACTTCTTCTCCACGAACCTGATGAACAAGATGGTCAACTGCATCAACACCGGCAAGAAGTGCAAGTAA
- a CDS encoding 5-carboxymethyl-2-hydroxymuconate Delta-isomerase, whose protein sequence is MPQITVDYSDTMASAFDLAGFARALHTSVVEIAAAKPEACKTLFRPAPFTAFGYDKPEELGHAVVHVTLGLLAGRTDETKTKLTETVLELLREHVTGDGFVLHASAEVRDLDPSYRKYES, encoded by the coding sequence ATGCCGCAGATCACCGTCGACTACTCGGACACGATGGCGTCCGCCTTCGACCTGGCCGGATTCGCGCGGGCCCTGCACACCTCGGTGGTCGAGATCGCGGCCGCCAAGCCGGAGGCCTGCAAGACCCTGTTCCGTCCCGCCCCCTTCACCGCGTTCGGCTACGACAAGCCCGAGGAGCTGGGGCACGCGGTCGTCCACGTCACGCTCGGCCTTCTGGCCGGCCGCACCGACGAGACGAAGACGAAGCTGACCGAGACCGTGCTGGAACTGCTGCGCGAGCACGTGACGGGCGACGGTTTCGTGCTGCACGCCTCCGCCGAGGTCCGCGACCTCGACCCGTCCTACCGCAAGTACGAAAGCTGA
- a CDS encoding LuxR C-terminal-related transcriptional regulator produces the protein MRVVLAEDLFLLRDGLVRLLEAYDFEIAAAVESGPELERALAELEPDVAVVDVRLPPTHTDEGLQCALQARREKPGLPVLVLSQHVEQLYARELLADGSGGVGYLLKDRVFDAEQFVDAVRRVAGGGTAMDPQVIQQLLARRSGDGQGPVDRLTPREREVMELMAQGRSNAAIAAKLVVTERAVAKHTANIFLKLGLEVSDDDNRRVLAVLAYLDRDR, from the coding sequence TTGCGTGTTGTCCTAGCCGAGGACCTCTTCCTGCTGCGGGACGGTCTCGTCCGGCTGCTGGAGGCCTACGACTTCGAGATCGCCGCCGCCGTGGAGAGCGGGCCGGAACTGGAGCGGGCCCTCGCCGAACTGGAGCCGGACGTCGCCGTCGTCGACGTCCGGCTTCCGCCCACGCACACCGACGAGGGCCTGCAGTGCGCCCTTCAGGCCCGCCGCGAGAAGCCGGGGCTGCCGGTGCTGGTCCTCTCCCAGCATGTCGAACAGCTGTACGCACGCGAGTTGCTCGCCGACGGCAGCGGCGGGGTCGGCTATCTGCTGAAGGACCGGGTGTTCGACGCGGAGCAGTTCGTGGACGCCGTACGCCGGGTCGCGGGGGGCGGTACCGCGATGGACCCGCAGGTGATCCAGCAGCTGCTGGCCCGGCGGTCCGGCGACGGCCAGGGGCCGGTGGACCGGCTCACTCCACGCGAACGGGAGGTCATGGAACTGATGGCGCAGGGCCGGTCGAACGCGGCGATCGCCGCCAAACTGGTCGTCACCGAGCGGGCCGTCGCCAAGCACACCGCCAATATTTTTCTGAAGCTGGGTTTGGAGGTCTCCGACGACGACAACCGCAGGGTACTGGCGGTGCTGGCCTATCTGGACCGCGACCGGTGA
- a CDS encoding tetratricopeptide repeat protein: MNQDWEDRVTAAWASFDDYPEERAAEFRAVIDTLVAELPEDSPLGLFEQACAWDSTGHSDKAAPLYREAIARGLSDVSGYKGRRAKIQLSSSLRNIGQAEEGVKLLTPELDCPSDELDDAVRACLALCLSSLGRDREGLSLVLGALAPHLPRYQRSMANYAKALVEG, translated from the coding sequence GTGAACCAAGACTGGGAAGATCGCGTGACGGCCGCCTGGGCCAGCTTCGACGACTATCCGGAAGAACGCGCCGCCGAGTTCCGGGCCGTGATCGACACGCTCGTCGCCGAACTCCCCGAGGACAGCCCGCTGGGCCTCTTCGAGCAGGCCTGTGCCTGGGACTCCACCGGCCACTCGGACAAGGCCGCCCCGCTGTACCGGGAGGCGATCGCCCGCGGCCTGAGCGACGTGAGCGGTTACAAGGGCCGTCGGGCGAAGATCCAGCTCTCCAGCTCCCTGCGCAACATCGGACAGGCCGAGGAGGGCGTCAAACTCCTCACCCCCGAACTGGACTGCCCGTCCGATGAGTTGGACGACGCCGTACGCGCCTGTCTGGCGCTGTGCCTGTCGAGCCTGGGCCGCGACCGCGAGGGCCTGTCCCTGGTCCTCGGCGCGCTGGCACCCCATCTGCCGCGCTACCAGCGCTCGATGGCGAACTATGCGAAGGCACTCGTGGAGGGCTGA
- a CDS encoding fused response regulator/phosphatase: MDVSGRRTDATVLVVDPTAAGRFALGAVLRRAGHQVVAVGTGAEALVELDVRLRKGTLPDVALVDVGLPDMSGFELCRRLKGRPHMAGLPVVHFSAGEAAPGDRAEGLAAGSEAHLAMPAAPEEIDAVVRAAVRAARLRADDQAAARRLASLSETIVTIQAARSPQELADAAAEGAARLTGTPAAAFVLGPDDDLYRGASRNRTSLALPDTGAHRAVIALLRRLAHGQAGVRITTVAAPLWPAGFFRPGVQHDARLVLIPTQDGRAAVCLATPTREVRRVDPEQESLLARLAQAAVLAAEPLLMYQVERHVALTLQHSFLPQPHRLPELPGVDVVVRYVPASRETEIGGDFYAALCTDDGVLTAVGDVVGHSLEAATVMVEIRHALRAYCVDESDPAVLAERLDRMLQRYHPEVTATVCLVLLDPGTGRARIANAGHIPPLIVRDNRSADYAKAAGPLLGLGVPHPPPTELFLEPTDRLLMVTDGLIETRGTDLAVSMEHLRAAATGAMPGLDALCDTLLTHFGHDRDDDIAMLALRLTA; encoded by the coding sequence ATGGACGTCAGCGGCAGACGGACCGACGCGACCGTGCTCGTCGTGGACCCGACGGCGGCGGGACGGTTCGCCCTGGGCGCTGTGCTGCGCCGGGCAGGCCACCAGGTCGTCGCGGTCGGCACCGGCGCCGAGGCGCTCGTCGAGCTGGACGTACGGCTGCGCAAGGGCACTCTGCCGGACGTGGCCCTCGTCGACGTCGGCCTGCCCGACATGAGCGGCTTCGAGCTGTGCCGTCGGCTCAAGGGCCGACCGCACATGGCCGGTCTGCCCGTCGTGCACTTCTCGGCCGGCGAGGCGGCCCCGGGCGACCGCGCCGAGGGACTGGCGGCGGGCAGCGAGGCCCATCTGGCGATGCCTGCCGCGCCCGAGGAGATCGACGCGGTGGTCCGGGCCGCGGTGCGGGCCGCCCGGCTGCGGGCCGACGACCAGGCGGCCGCGCGGCGGCTGGCGTCGCTGTCCGAGACGATCGTCACCATCCAGGCGGCGCGGTCCCCGCAGGAACTCGCCGACGCCGCCGCCGAGGGCGCCGCGCGGCTCACCGGCACGCCCGCCGCCGCGTTCGTCCTCGGACCGGACGACGACCTGTACCGCGGGGCCTCCCGGAACCGCACCTCGCTCGCGCTGCCGGACACGGGCGCCCACCGGGCCGTGATCGCCCTGCTGCGCCGCCTCGCCCATGGGCAGGCGGGGGTGCGGATCACCACGGTGGCCGCGCCGCTGTGGCCCGCCGGGTTCTTCCGGCCGGGGGTGCAGCACGACGCCCGGCTGGTGCTGATCCCCACCCAGGACGGCCGGGCCGCGGTGTGCCTGGCCACGCCCACCCGCGAGGTCCGCCGGGTGGACCCCGAGCAGGAGTCCCTGCTGGCGCGGCTCGCGCAGGCCGCCGTCCTCGCCGCAGAGCCGCTGCTCATGTACCAGGTCGAGCGGCATGTCGCCCTCACCCTGCAGCACAGCTTCCTGCCCCAGCCGCACCGGCTGCCCGAGCTGCCGGGCGTCGACGTCGTCGTCCGCTATGTGCCCGCGTCCCGGGAGACCGAGATCGGCGGCGACTTCTACGCAGCCCTGTGTACCGACGACGGGGTACTGACCGCGGTCGGCGACGTCGTCGGGCACTCGCTGGAGGCGGCCACCGTGATGGTCGAGATCCGGCACGCGCTGCGGGCCTACTGCGTCGACGAGAGCGACCCGGCGGTGCTCGCCGAGCGCCTCGACCGGATGCTCCAGCGCTACCACCCCGAGGTCACAGCGACCGTGTGCCTGGTGCTGCTCGACCCCGGCACCGGACGGGCCCGCATCGCCAACGCCGGCCACATCCCGCCGCTGATCGTCCGGGACAACCGCAGCGCCGACTACGCCAAGGCGGCCGGCCCACTGCTCGGCCTGGGCGTGCCCCACCCCCCGCCCACCGAACTGTTCCTGGAGCCCACCGATCGGCTCCTCATGGTCACCGACGGTCTGATCGAGACCCGGGGCACCGATCTCGCGGTGTCCATGGAGCACCTCCGCGCGGCCGCCACCGGCGCCATGCCGGGCCTGGACGCCCTCTGCGACACCCTCCTCACCCACTTCGGACACGACCGGGACGACGACATCGCCATGCTGGCCCTGCGACTGACGGCTTAG